Genomic window (Euleptes europaea isolate rEulEur1 chromosome 8, rEulEur1.hap1, whole genome shotgun sequence):
acgaaacgtcaggaaagaaaatactaagaccacggttacgcagcccggataacctacaagaaccaatgaactctgaccatgaaagcctttgacaatataaaCTAAGTCTCGCTGCTGGAGTCAAGTGGCTTTCCTACCTGTCGCTTGGCCACATGACGAAGGATCCTTAGGTGCATGGTGTactggtggtttgaagcagtagactctaatctggagaacccggtttgattccccactcctccacatgagcagtagacgctaatctggtgaactgggttggtttccccactcctacacacaaagccagctgggtgaccttgggctagtcatagctcccttagagctttctcagccccaccttcttcacagggtatctgttgtggggaggggaaaggaaggtgattgtaagccagtttgattctcccttaagtggcagagaaagccggcatatagaaaccaactctacttcttctttcaTGAGCTGTTTGGTGAATTAGGCTTTTTGTCTGGCAGCTTTCAAGGGGGCCTCATTCAAGCAAGTTGCTTTGAAACATAATCATTTCTGGAGGCAGCAAGAGGCAGCAATTTCCTTATCAAATTTCCTTATTTGCTATGCTCATTTTCTCCCAAGTCAAGCACTTCATATTGCACAGGTGACTTATTTGCAATTTAAAACAAGCAGTATTTCAAGTAGCATTCTGCCTGTGGAGTGGCAGCATCCAGCATAGCACCTGCTCACATTTGACTGGTTTGCTGGGCTTATCATATTCCCTGGGGTCATTATGGGCAATTCCTACACTATTAAAAATCAGCTCCATTTTGCATTTATGTACTCTTTTCATGCCTGCACATGAAGGGCATGCACCAGTAAGATCAGTCAACAGCATTCATTGCCATGGCACATGCTTAGAAATTACTGGATTGAACTACAGTTCCTGGGGGCAGTGCAAGAATGTGCAAAGCATTTGTGATCAGATTTAGGACACTCAGTGCTGATATGTTTGGCTTTGGAAGTCAGACGGCCAAATTTACTGTATTAGAAAACCAATGGTTAAAGGGTTGGAGGAGAGCTAAttgtacattttaaatattttatttagacaAGGTAAAATCAGGGCtattcaatttattttttataaagtgtAGTTGGTAAAGGTTAGGAAAGTTAAGGGAGGGGGCAGAAGGAGTTAGCAGAGATGAGATAGGGTGGCCAGAGGCCAAAAACAGGCATAGATTTCTGAATCTTTAATAGTATTCTAGAAAAGGGAATTTGGAAGCTTTTCTTGCCCCTGCTTTACAAGCGACAccctcttttaaaaaggtaaaggtagtcagtcccctgttcaaggaccgggtcattgggtgacccatgaggtgacgccacatcctgacgtatactaggcagactgtgtttatggggtggtttgccattgcctctcccagtcatcttccctttactcccagaaagctgggtactcattttaccaaccttggaaggctgagtcaaccttgagccagctacctgaaacagacttccattgggatcgaactccagtcgttagcagagcttttgactgcagtactgcagcttaccactctgcaccacagggctcctccttTCCCCAGCCTTAATTCTCTCTACTGTGCCtttattaaaggcacaggaactCTGGCCCTCCTATGTGGAAGGGGGAAGAATTAAGTAAAAACAAAAGAGCAgttgtgcatggggggggggggtagggtggcAGGAAGTACCGCAGGCAAAACAAGGGGAGAAAAACTTAGTATGGTTAGCAAAGGACAAAGCCAAGACACGGGTGAATAAAGTAGTAAGAAAAAGTATAAAAGGCAGTCATGTGAAATCTGCAAAATGCAATAGTTGTCTAACCTTCCTAAACAACTTTATATAGTCTGATAATAGTGTTAATTTTGGAGAGCAAGGCCTTTAGTGAGATTGCAGACATTGCTAGTGTTAAGAGAGGTAGTCACTTTTGAAAATCATCTCTCTCCCCAtttcctttatttgtttattggacTTTAACCTTGCATTGATCCTTTATAAGTAAAAGGGCCCCTATCAGTAGCATTTATATATCCATCTTGCTGGACTGAATTGCCATGGATACAATTATATGGATACATGACAGTTGGCAGGTTCATATTTACATCCAGTTTAACTcaagttaaaaataaaacacaaaaggaaaagTTGGAGATTAAATAGTTTGCCAGAGCTTTCTTGGCAGGTGGCCTTCTGAATCTGTTGTATTATACCAGGTTTCCTGAAGAGGGCAGCAAACTACAACCAAAGCTTGAATATGGACTCCAGTCTTCGAATTCAATTGACCTCTGATGTAAGAGGATCTTGTGATCATCCAATGTGACCAGATGGCATACAGCACCGCCGGCGGAGCGTAAGCAGAAATCCTAGAGTTGTAGAAATGTCTGTCGTGGCCTCTGAGAAGGTCCAGACAATGACAAAGCTGGTTGATCAGACGGAGACCAGTCTGCTTGAATGCAAAGTGTGCTTTGAAAGATATAGCCAGCAGAAAAAACGCCGTCCAAGGAACTTGCCGTGTGGACACGTTATGTGCCTGGAATGTGTCTCTTCTCTAGCCCACCCACGGAATTTAAAGTTGGAGTGCCCTTTCTGCAGAAGAGCCTGCAAATCTTCTGAGACCAGTGACTGTTTGCCGCTGTTGCATTTGATGGAAATCTTGAGCCCTTCGGCTATTCATTCTCCAGTTTCAGGAAGGACGGTTGGGACAGGTGAGGCTATGGCTGAACCAGCATCTCATGTCTTAACATTCAGCCTTTCATTTGGAGGATGGGGAACGCTCATCAATCCGACTGGTATGGCCGTCTGTCAGAAGTCTGGCTGCATAGCGGTGGCCCACGATGGCAAGAAGAGGATTAAGCTGTTTACTTTCAACGGGAGCTGCATACAACAGTTTGGAGAAAGAGGAGACGCAGAAAATGACATCATGTACCCAACTGATGTCACAGTCACATTGGATGGTCACCTCGTCGTCACAGATAGTGGAGATCGTTCCGTCAAAGTGTTTGATTTTAACGGCAGAGGCAAGCTAGCAATCTCAGAGTCCTTTTCTTTACCGTGGGGCCTTGATACTACGCCTCAAAATGATATTGTCATGACCGATTCAGAGGCAGGCATTTTGTATCGCTTGACtgctgactttaaaaagggggaattaAGGGAAGTGAGAAAAATATATTGTAATCTATGTAACCCAAGAAAAGTGGCAGTTTCTCAGACTTCTGGTGCTATTATGGTAATAGAGCATCTAATGGCGAAAGGTCCAAGCTTTGGCTGCACAAGAGTGAAAGTTTTCAATGCAGATATGAAGCTCATTAGTCAGGTGGATAGTTTTGGCCTGAATCTTGTGTTTCCTTCCAAACTCTATCCCAGCGCTGTCACCTTCAACAAGGAAGGACACGTAATAGCAACTGATGCCTATAACCAAACAGTATTTGGCCTTGGCAAACCTGAAGAATTCCCTGTATGTAAACCCATCATTACCCAGGGTCTTTCCTACCCCCTGGCATTAGGTTACACTGCAGATAATTCTCTGATTGTCTTGGATGGTGGAGATCATTCTTTAAAAGTATATACCCCCTGTTCAGGTATTGGGGGAGAGTGCTTTCTTTCAAACTAAGACAACCCAACGCAGTCTACAACCCAACACAGATAACACATGGCAAGTTCTTCATTAACTCCCCAGCTTCTCTGGCAAGAGTCAATAGAAGCCTCTTCCATGTCAAACTACAATAAAATTCAGCCCTGTTGATACAAGACAGACATAGGTTGGCCATCCTCTTACAACTCATTGCAGTAAGTAGCAAGAGTTTTAAAACTGAGACCATAGGTGTTGGGTTCTAGAGAGGCTCAAGTTGCTCTTCAGTGTAGTTGGTTCAAGTGAAATTGCTCTTGCAGTCTGTTTGACCTACTGCACCAACCAGAAAATGAACTACAACATCTGCATCCATGCAGTGCTTTAATTTATGACACTGGCCATTATGAAATAATTGGAAATGTAACACAAGGCATCAGCATTACTTATCATGCTACTACTGCCTGTCTTCACTAGACATGTTGCAGTGTGCATGCATGAGTCATTAGAGCCAAAGAAAACAGGGCAAAGAAAGGGGCATGTAGGTGGGGGTGGTGGCAGATGTGGGGACCTCTCACTTCAATGCCATTGTTTTTATATATGCTTTGGTGTCTCCTAAGCTGGTTTTGCATGCCTAGTATCCAGAGTTAAGCCTTTTTAATGGTGTTGCACAGGAAGTATCTATCAGAGGACAGACTAACTCCATTTGCTTCCAGCTGGATGCCTGCAGTGTACATGGTTCCATGCATCACTGTAACAACACCTATGAGAGACTGTTTGTGTGATTAAATTAATATCATTGTGTCCATTGTAGATTTAAGAGACTGCGATTGAATTGTACTTTTGTGTGTTACACATCTTTAATTATAATCATGTGATGTCTTCGGATGAATGCAAGGGCTTGTTAAATATAGCCATGTGTATATTTACTCAGATgttgcatttctctctctcacacacacacacacatgaacatccTTTATCAGCTGGGAGCTTTAGCAGAGGAATAGAGAGGAAGATTAACCCATTCCCATTCAACCATTTTTCTGTTCAAAATTGCTTCCCCATCTGTGGtccacacaaacagacacacacacacacacactaccaccGCCACTACCACAATGAAAAGATAAAAGTACTTTCCTCTTGTGGAATGAAAAGCTGCTGGGTGGGTGAATAAGGGAAATGGCCAGAAATGAGAGTTTCAGCGTTCCCTCTAAAAGTATTGGAGGGGATACATGCGGTTGCATGTAACATGTAATTTGGCCTTAATACACAGGCTTTTGCATGGTTAGAAACTGTGTATGGAATAACTGAAGAAGGAACCAGTCTATTCCAAGCAATAAAAGACATTGTCTATTACTGCTTTCCTAAGTACAGAGTGAAAGTAATTTTACAACTATATTGAGATGAATCTAAGAATTCTCTGAAATGTTATGTTGATTATCTGAGATGTTTTAGCTGTTGAGATGGGAAAATATGCAGTGCTTTGTACCTTTTGGTCATTCTGTT
Coding sequences:
- the NHLRC1 gene encoding E3 ubiquitin-protein ligase NHLRC1 → MSVVASEKVQTMTKLVDQTETSLLECKVCFERYSQQKKRRPRNLPCGHVMCLECVSSLAHPRNLKLECPFCRRACKSSETSDCLPLLHLMEILSPSAIHSPVSGRTVGTGEAMAEPASHVLTFSLSFGGWGTLINPTGMAVCQKSGCIAVAHDGKKRIKLFTFNGSCIQQFGERGDAENDIMYPTDVTVTLDGHLVVTDSGDRSVKVFDFNGRGKLAISESFSLPWGLDTTPQNDIVMTDSEAGILYRLTADFKKGELREVRKIYCNLCNPRKVAVSQTSGAIMVIEHLMAKGPSFGCTRVKVFNADMKLISQVDSFGLNLVFPSKLYPSAVTFNKEGHVIATDAYNQTVFGLGKPEEFPVCKPIITQGLSYPLALGYTADNSLIVLDGGDHSLKVYTPCSGIGGECFLSN